The Metabacillus litoralis genome contains a region encoding:
- a CDS encoding homoserine dehydrogenase, producing MEAIHVGLLGLGTVGSGVVKIIEDHQDKLMHQVGCPVKVKKVVVKTLEKERQVHIDKEMLTTNVDDVIKNPEIDVVIEVMGGVEETRKHLIEALKAKKHVVTANKDLMAVYGTELLSIATDNGCDLFYEASVAGGIPILRTLAEGLASDRITKMMGIVNGTTNFILTKMTKQGSAYDEVLKEAQDLGFAEADPTSDVEGLDAARKMAILARLGFSMHVDLDDVNVKGISSVSDDDISYSKRLGYTMKLIGIAERDNGKIEVSVEPTLLPETHPLAAVNDEYNAVYVYGEAVGETMFYGPGAGSLPTATSVVSDLVGVMKNMRLNVNGRSAVDPQFDKQLKSPEHIYAQHFLRISAKDQVGAFSNITSLFSERGVSFEKILQLPIKNSNLAEIVIVTHKAAQSDFEDILQQLNDLEVVEEVKSTYRVEGNGSI from the coding sequence GTGGAGGCAATTCATGTTGGACTTTTAGGTCTTGGTACGGTTGGTAGTGGTGTTGTAAAGATTATAGAAGACCATCAAGATAAACTTATGCACCAAGTAGGCTGCCCTGTTAAGGTTAAAAAGGTTGTCGTAAAAACGTTAGAAAAAGAAAGACAAGTTCATATTGATAAAGAAATGCTTACAACAAACGTGGACGATGTGATTAAAAATCCTGAGATAGATGTTGTGATTGAGGTAATGGGTGGGGTTGAAGAAACTCGTAAACACCTCATTGAAGCACTGAAGGCTAAAAAGCATGTTGTTACGGCAAACAAGGATTTAATGGCTGTTTACGGAACAGAATTGCTTTCAATTGCAACTGATAACGGCTGTGACCTATTTTATGAGGCGAGTGTAGCTGGTGGTATTCCAATTCTACGTACACTTGCTGAGGGCTTAGCTTCAGATCGTATTACGAAGATGATGGGAATTGTTAACGGTACAACAAACTTTATTTTAACAAAAATGACAAAGCAAGGCAGTGCCTATGATGAGGTACTAAAAGAAGCACAAGACTTAGGCTTTGCAGAAGCAGATCCAACTTCAGATGTAGAAGGCTTGGATGCAGCAAGAAAAATGGCAATCCTTGCAAGACTAGGATTCTCCATGCATGTTGATTTAGATGATGTAAATGTTAAGGGGATTTCTAGTGTATCTGATGATGATATCAGCTACAGTAAGCGACTAGGCTACACAATGAAGCTAATTGGAATTGCAGAACGTGATAATGGAAAGATTGAAGTGTCTGTTGAACCAACATTATTACCAGAAACACATCCACTTGCAGCAGTAAACGATGAGTACAACGCTGTTTATGTTTATGGTGAAGCTGTTGGAGAGACAATGTTCTACGGTCCTGGTGCCGGAAGTCTTCCTACGGCAACATCGGTAGTTTCCGATTTAGTTGGAGTAATGAAAAATATGAGATTGAATGTGAATGGCCGCAGTGCTGTTGACCCTCAATTTGATAAACAATTAAAAAGTCCAGAGCATATTTACGCTCAGCATTTCTTAAGAATTAGTGCGAAGGATCAGGTTGGAGCATTCTCGAATATTACATCTCTTTTCTCAGAAAGAGGCGTGAGCTTTGAAAAAATCCTTCAATTACCTATTAAGAATAGTAACCTAGCAGAAATCGTCATTGTCACACATAAAGCAGCTCAAAGTGATTTTGAAGATATTTTACAGCAATTAAATGACTTAGAAGTAGTCGAAGAAGTTAAAAGCACGTATCGTGTAGAAGGGAACGGATCAATATGA
- the thrC gene encoding threonine synthase, whose product MWKGLIQEFAEFLPVTENTPKLTLQEGNTPLIHLPKLSEKLGVELYVKTEGTNPTGSFKDRGMVMAVAKAKEEGSDTVICASTGNTSAAAAAYAARANMKCIVLIPDGKIAFGKLAQAVMYGAEIYAIQGNFDHALTMVRNISKKLPITLVNSVNPYRIEGQKTAAFEVCEQLGSAPDYLAIPVGNAGNITAYWKGFKEYNEKKQTGLPKIHGFQAEGAAAIVRGEPIANPETVATAIRIGNPASWETAVKAKEESEGRIDSVTDEEILEAYQLIAREEGVFAEPGSCASIAGLIKHRKLGLIAEGSKVVAVLTGNGLKDPNTAIDVSEIKPIVLPNDEETFLQQLSGVTVQ is encoded by the coding sequence ATGTGGAAAGGCCTTATCCAAGAATTTGCAGAATTTTTACCTGTAACTGAAAATACACCAAAACTTACTTTACAGGAGGGGAATACGCCTCTTATTCATCTACCTAAGCTATCTGAAAAGCTAGGTGTTGAGCTTTATGTAAAAACAGAGGGAACAAATCCAACTGGTTCTTTTAAAGACCGTGGTATGGTTATGGCTGTTGCAAAGGCTAAGGAAGAAGGCAGTGACACTGTTATTTGTGCCTCTACTGGTAATACATCTGCTGCAGCAGCTGCGTACGCGGCAAGAGCAAATATGAAGTGTATTGTTCTTATTCCTGATGGGAAAATTGCTTTTGGTAAATTAGCACAAGCAGTTATGTATGGAGCGGAAATTTACGCAATTCAAGGTAATTTTGATCATGCATTAACAATGGTTCGAAATATTAGCAAAAAATTACCGATTACATTAGTTAACTCTGTTAATCCATATCGTATCGAAGGACAAAAAACAGCTGCATTTGAAGTGTGTGAGCAGCTAGGCAGTGCACCTGACTATTTAGCAATACCTGTCGGAAACGCTGGAAACATTACTGCATACTGGAAAGGCTTCAAAGAGTATAACGAAAAGAAACAAACAGGCCTTCCAAAGATTCATGGATTCCAGGCAGAAGGAGCAGCTGCAATCGTTCGTGGTGAGCCAATTGCAAATCCAGAAACTGTCGCTACAGCTATTCGTATCGGTAATCCAGCAAGCTGGGAAACAGCTGTTAAAGCGAAGGAAGAGTCTGAAGGACGTATTGATTCAGTAACAGATGAAGAAATTTTAGAAGCCTATCAATTAATTGCACGTGAAGAAGGTGTCTTTGCTGAGCCAGGTTCTTGTGCATCTATTGCAGGTTTAATCAAACATCGTAAATTAGGCTTAATTGCAGAAGGTAGTAAGGTTGTAGCTGTATTAACTGGAAACGGATTAAAAGATCCAAACACAGCTATTGATGTTTCTGAAATTAAACCGATTGTTCTTCCAAATGACGAAGAAACATTCCTTCAGCAATTAAGTGGAGTTACAGTACAATGA
- a CDS encoding NifU family protein, whose translation MTTETAMLEQVQEVLDKLRPFLLRDGGDCELVDVEDGIVKLRLLGACGSCPSSTITLKAGIERALLEEVPGVVEVEQVF comes from the coding sequence ATGACAACTGAAACAGCAATGCTTGAACAAGTACAGGAAGTATTAGATAAACTTCGTCCATTCTTGCTTCGTGATGGAGGAGATTGTGAATTAGTAGATGTAGAAGATGGTATTGTTAAACTTCGCCTTTTAGGTGCTTGCGGAAGCTGCCCAAGCTCAACAATCACTTTAAAAGCTGGTATAGAGCGTGCGTTATTAGAAGAAGTACCAGGTGTGGTAGAAGTAGAACAAGTATTCTAA
- a CDS encoding 2-hydroxyacid dehydrogenase: MKRPYIYVTRKCSEEQLQPLYEIADVEMWPEEEKPCPREVLLEKVTNADALLTMLSDSIDQELLDKGTQLKVVANLAVGFDNINVQYANEKGIVVCNTPDILTDTTADLTFGLLLASARRLIEAADYVKDNQWKSWAPLLLAGHDVHHKTIGIVGMGKIGQAVAKRATGFDMKILYHNRSRNEEAETKLGAKFCQLDELLSSSDFVVCLAPLTNETKNLFDLEAFRKMKKTGIFINASRGAVVSEEDLYHALVNKEIAAAGLDVFLHEPIQADHPLVGLNNVVALPHIGSASLETRYSMMNLCAMNIKAVLSGEEPKTKVTI, translated from the coding sequence ATGAAAAGGCCTTATATATATGTAACAAGAAAATGCTCAGAAGAACAGCTGCAGCCACTTTATGAAATAGCTGATGTTGAAATGTGGCCTGAGGAAGAGAAGCCATGCCCTAGAGAGGTGCTGCTTGAAAAAGTAACAAACGCAGATGCTTTGTTAACGATGCTTTCTGATTCAATTGATCAGGAGTTACTAGACAAAGGAACTCAGCTTAAAGTTGTGGCCAATTTAGCGGTTGGATTTGATAATATTAATGTACAATATGCTAATGAAAAAGGGATAGTTGTATGCAATACTCCTGATATCCTTACAGATACAACAGCTGATTTAACGTTTGGCTTATTACTTGCATCAGCACGAAGATTAATAGAGGCAGCGGATTATGTAAAAGATAATCAATGGAAAAGCTGGGCTCCTCTACTTTTAGCTGGTCACGATGTTCATCATAAAACGATTGGCATTGTTGGAATGGGGAAAATAGGACAAGCTGTTGCGAAGCGGGCAACTGGTTTTGACATGAAGATTCTTTATCATAATCGATCTAGAAATGAAGAAGCTGAAACAAAATTAGGAGCAAAGTTTTGTCAGTTAGATGAGCTATTAAGTTCCTCTGATTTCGTTGTATGCCTTGCACCACTAACAAACGAAACGAAGAATCTATTTGATTTAGAGGCATTTAGGAAAATGAAAAAAACAGGAATTTTCATTAATGCAAGTAGAGGTGCCGTAGTAAGTGAAGAGGACCTTTATCATGCTTTAGTAAATAAAGAAATTGCAGCAGCAGGACTTGATGTGTTTTTACATGAACCAATACAGGCTGATCATCCTTTAGTGGGACTGAACAATGTTGTGGCACTTCCACACATCGGCAGTGCCAGTCTTGAAACGAGATATTCAATGATGAATCTTTGTGCAATGAATATTAAAGCTGTTCTAAGTGGAGAAGAACCTAAAACGAAAGTAACGATATGA
- the thrB gene encoding homoserine kinase, producing MTEGDMLKITVPGSTANLGPGFDSVGLALGKYLTLEVKKADERIFLPMTDHVKDIPTNDQNLIAKVAIKVAEKYNQTLPACEVKVWSDIPMARGIGSSAAAIIAGIELSNQLCDLQLTDEEKLRIASLEEGHPDNVGASLYGGLVVGLHQEDKTELVCVKEVNVDAVVVIPKYEVFTSDARNVLPQELAYKTAVEASAISNMLIAGLLTNDWHLVGNMMSKDLFHQPYRGKLIPEIQAVQEKVEALGAYGSALSGAGPTVICFIERGKGSELAEKLAHDFKNCDVECLDIDLVGCRVEQVQEIKSI from the coding sequence ATGACTGAAGGGGACATGTTAAAAATTACAGTTCCGGGGAGTACGGCTAATTTAGGTCCTGGATTTGATTCGGTTGGTCTAGCGTTAGGGAAATACTTAACGCTAGAGGTGAAAAAAGCAGATGAGCGTATTTTCTTACCGATGACAGACCATGTAAAAGACATCCCTACAAATGATCAAAACTTAATTGCCAAAGTGGCGATTAAGGTAGCAGAAAAATATAATCAAACATTACCAGCATGTGAAGTAAAGGTTTGGAGTGACATTCCAATGGCAAGAGGAATTGGAAGCAGTGCTGCAGCAATCATTGCTGGTATTGAGCTTTCAAATCAGCTTTGTGATCTTCAATTAACAGATGAAGAAAAATTACGGATTGCAAGCCTTGAAGAAGGACATCCAGATAATGTTGGAGCTTCTCTGTATGGTGGTCTTGTCGTTGGGCTTCATCAAGAAGACAAAACAGAACTGGTTTGTGTTAAAGAAGTGAATGTTGACGCAGTTGTCGTCATACCAAAATATGAGGTATTTACAAGCGATGCTAGAAATGTATTACCACAAGAGTTAGCTTATAAAACAGCAGTTGAAGCAAGTGCGATCAGTAATATGCTTATTGCAGGACTACTTACGAATGATTGGCATTTAGTAGGTAACATGATGAGCAAGGATCTTTTTCATCAGCCATATAGAGGAAAATTAATTCCTGAAATTCAAGCTGTTCAAGAAAAGGTCGAAGCACTTGGAGCCTATGGCTCTGCATTAAGTGGTGCTGGTCCTACTGTTATTTGCTTTATTGAAAGAGGCAAGGGAAGTGAATTGGCAGAAAAGCTGGCTCATGATTTTAAAAATTGTGATGTAGAGTGCCTAGATATTGATTTAGTTGGCTGTAGAGTAGAGCAGGTACAGGAAATAAAGAGTATATAA